tgtgtgtgtgtcaatattcATTATTTGTTGAAGTGCTTAAAAGAATTAGTTATAATGCAAAGGAACAGAAAACTCCATTAGAGACACAGCAGCCATGCAGTTTTTAATGAAAATGTGATATTGTTGCACTGAGTGCACAGTATTGCACTGAGACCCAAGTATGTCATTGGATACGAGAAAGTAAGAATACCAAATTGCTTCTTGTTgaatatatattaatgtttcttatttcttcgtAAATGAACTCTGAATGCAACCTGTGAAATTAAACGAGTCACCAACATCTGCTGATTATGATTTATTGTAGCATGTCCAGGGGAACAGTGAAATAAACATTAGGatctgaaaaaaaggaagtttttaCTCTTATTCAGAGGAAGAGTATAACATGAAATATGTTACCAGTGAAACTTTGCCTTAGGTAACTTTATTTGTTCACTGTAGCACTTTTTACAGGGCCTTAAAGGTTGGCATACGACGGCCTCTTCTTGTACGTGGCCCTGATCAGGCCTTTCCTCAGGCTGACCTGGTGACACTTCTGGGTGCTCTGCATGCTCTCTATGTTCCTCTTGAGGTAGGTGTTTTTCTTATTGGTATGTGGCAGCTGCTTCCCCACatcataaggattttttttctgtttgagataattttctttctaaaaATAAATGGGGACACTTTTGTCAGAGCCATCTTATTGAGGAAATTCTTAGGAAGAGGTGTCAtctgcagataaaaaaaaaaaaaaagagttcaaAGGAGTTTGTGTACAAAAGGAATCGTGGTGAGGAAAGTTATATTTTAGCTTGATTTCATACCTTCATTCTTTTGTATTCATGCTTGTTAAAGATCAGAGAGGATGTGCCCAAGAAGGCCTCAAAGACATCAGTGCTTGGCTTTGTGGGTAGCAACAAGACTGTCCAACTGGCTGTTGCCCTAGAGAGTGGAAGGTGAGTGGTATCTGTTTTGGTTTTATAGTATattgaaataaaactaaaaaaattacagaaagtTTCATATATTCCTTCAAAGATGGAACTCATGATGGATAAGAATGTTTTTTGCAGTCTTTTACTTTGTTTACCTTGTTTTAGGATCATGTAAGCATCTTTTGTTGTATTGTTCTTAGATTTCCTCTgttaatgaagagaggaaaccATGAAATACAATATATGAAAGGAGACCCTAAGAAGTTAATACCAGTGGTGATACGAGATTGAAATAAGATGAGACCTGAATACATTGTTCAAAATACTACAAAGTCATGCTTAACCagaagatattattattttgaaattTCCAGGTGAATTACACATGTGTTTATGTAATTGCCTGGGAGCATGATATTATTGTGGTTTATGTAGTGGCAAGAGCATAACTGgtcaaaaaaacagataaatgagtTTGTGAAAATTTCTCTAATGTAGAGCTTCCTCTCAAGGTATTGAGAAGCTAAAAGTTTGAAATGGGGTTGCCATGCTGAAGCAGGTAATGCAGCCCACCCACACCTTGATTTGTAAATTGATCAGTAGTAGATTTATACTGTCATTGTTATATAGACACATTGCTACATTGTGTGCAATTCCCAGGGTTGTTGCACGTGACATCGGAGGCTCTGATCCTGAGCGCATGGCTCCTCCTCGAGTTGAGGATTATGTTAAGAAGGTGTTTGAGGGGAGCAGTGTAACTGTAAATGTAGTATCAGATGATGCTACACTCTGCCGCGAATTCCCCCTCTTCTCAGCTGTCAATAGATGTGCTAAAGGTAATTATACGTAAATTTATTGATATTATAGTTTGTGGTATGAGATGTGATGAACAGTTTCTAGGGTACATCCTTAAAAGCCCAAAACCTGATCTAATTTTAGTTTCATCACCATTCTTTTTGAGGTATTCAGTTTGTGCACAAATTCACCACTTTTAGCATCTGCGTCACACTTAAAATGTTCCCTAGAAATCCTGTTCTTTTAGTGTGTTGAATGCTATGCTGGATCTCCTCCACAGTGTCAAAATGGTGATCCTTCAACTTGACCTTTATGTTGGAAAGAAGCAGTTTGCTAAATCTGGAAAATAGATGATATAGTGAGTGATGATcatgttgctcttcttgttaCCCTTGCATTGCAAGAAGGCCTACTGTCATGATGGAGCATCCAGTTTCTGGTGTGCTACATACGAGTATCACATAATTTGATCTCCCTCAGATCCCATAGAACAGTCAAAATTtatggtaaaaaaagaaaataataatgataaaaataaataaataaataaataatctcttGCTTGTACTCCTGACCTACATTGCCTTCTCTGGTCCTGGAGAGTGCAAGCTCTTTCAATATGAAATATGGTGTTTGGTATCTGGATCATAGTTGTGAAACCAGCTCTCACCACCAGCTAATTTTTATGTGAAGGTGATGTGTATGTGATGATAAAAATCCTCACAGACTTTAAAGTGCTATTTGTCCTTGGAGTTCAATCAAAGCCTAGGTGTGAACTCAGGATGGTCATGGTGCAAGTTTAAGTTTAAGACTTGAATAGTACATGAACTGTTCCATATGATGCACTGACAGCTGATGTGAAAACTATACCATTTTTCATGACACTTTGGGGTTGTGCTTGTGGATGGTTGTCCCAGCATAAAGTTGTCTCCCTTGGTGCATGAATGCCACTCAAAACACCTCACCCCTTCTCATTGTTGTATACCTGCTTcgttttagggatattttgcCAGTTTCTTGACTGAAATTGAATAAGATGTCTGTTTTCTGTTCAAGTTTGAAAGTGAGCAAGTGAACtagattgcaaaaaaaaaggagcataATACAGGAAGTGATGATAACAGCTTAACACCATGTTGCATACTGACTTACTAAAGCTGCTGTCTTATGTTCATTCATATGGATGATCTGTTTTGATTGTTTGTGGTGGAAACAGCCTTGGAACTTGTTGATTGCACCTCATATGTAGTGTAATGTTTCATTAGTGATCATTTATAGTTAGTTTGAAAAATAGAtttaaataaggaaaactgaatGTATTATTATCAGTAAAATCATAATGATTATTGTCTCCATGTTCTTTTGGTAGAGTATGTGCTAACCTTGCAGATAATCTTATAAATTATATTAGgttaattttcagtctgtagttACTAAAGTGGCTTAGATTTCAATTTCAAGTAGCATTGTAGTGATGTAACATGCATTAAATTCATTCTTAAATATACTGTGGCTGTTTTGATTTTTCAGAGCACAGTTGAGAAATTTAATCTTCAAGTCTAATGAGTTGACATCTGTTTATGTCCAGGCTTCACACTTACAAATAAGAAAAGCAACATTGTACCATATGCACTGCCCTGAATGTATAACAAAACATTTACACATGCACTTAAGTTTGTTATACATGTATTGAATTTATAAATGTATTTTagagataaaaacaacaaatagaTTGACTCATTAGATTTTGAACTCTGTAATACTTTTAGTACACTGccctttttgtcttcctcagGGGTAGCACGTCATCGTGGGCGTGTGATTCACCTCACCTATGTGGGATCAGGCCCTGTAGAGTACACTCTGATGCTGGTAGGAAAGGGGGTCACTTACGACACTGGTGGAGCTGATATCAAGGCCGGGGGTGTGATGGCTGGCATGCACCGGGACAAGTGTGGCTCAGCAGCTGTAGCAGGTTTCATGCAGATCCTCAGTAAGCTGCAGCCACCCAATTTGAAGGTAGGTGTGTTAGTTAGTTATAATGTGCTATGAGAACATTTTTATTACTTTGAACATTTAGGATAGTTTTATGATGGTTTCAAGCAGTGTATACTTCACATTCATGGAAGTGAAACAATAGTTGTAGCAACAGtaaagaagaattaaaggacttaaacagaaaaaaaaaaattatgtaggaTATGTGATTTGTGTTGGAGGCAGTGCTACTAGTGTAGTGGTGAGAATTAGAAATGGCTGGATGAAAATTAAGTGAAGCATGATATACAGATATGATTTACTCAGTTCTCCATAGTTCTATAACAGTGGAATCCTGTACAAAACTTTTGCATTCATTTGATCTTTTCTCAACTATGAAAATTTTTCGTTGTCTTTACTAAAAGTTATAAATTTTAATGTGAAATATTTATCTGAATCAACCTTTATGATAATCACTTTTTTGTGTCATCTTTTGTTGCTTCTTCCCCTATCCTACCAAAGATGCTGACTCTAAATGCAAGGACCTTGCTCACCTAGATATGAAGTACAGATCTCATGTGTATGTGTTGGGGGATTCACTCATAATACTTCCAAGTAGGAAGGTGTTAAAGGTAAACTTTCTCATCCTTAACTAGTCTTTCAAAGTTAGTGaagtgttgtatctcttgcatTGTTCTTCTGTTTTCATGGTTACTGCATTCTAAAATTTCTGTCTGCATGTATCCCATTTCCCATGGCTCCAGCACACAGTACCAGCCTAATCATTGTACATACTCAAGAATGATCTGCATCTTCAGTTAATCAcactggcaaactctggagCACTGCCTTATTCAGTTTTGTCCCTTTATCTTTGACAGATTATTTAAGAAAGGAGTATTGAGACACCTGGAAAACTAAATTAGACCCTTAAGAATTACTGTTTATTTTAGGGAGAGCATCCTATTTTTTCCAATATTATAGTTCTTGGTCAATATCTCTATGcaatagaatatatataaagaaaaatatttttatttctcactATATGAAATCATAGAATCATCAATGAAATGAGCattcttttttataatttatcatAATCTTACTGCTGTGATGCCTTTTCATATTTCAAAAGGCATGTCATATTCACAACAGGTAATTGGCTCCATGGCAATGGTCCGGAACAGTGTTGGATCAGAATGCTATGTAGCTGACGAGATTATAACCTCTCGTGCTGGAGTACGGATTCGAATTGGCAACACTGATGCAGAGGGACGGATGGCCATGGCTGATGTGCTGTGTCTCATGAAGGAAAAGGCTGTCAAAGAGGTGGGTGTTGATAGAAGTTTTACTATGAAATGTGGAAGGGAATAAATGACGACTTGTGCTGAATTGCATTTCTTCACTGTACTTGTAGTTTGATCAGTATAAAATTGTGGTGTTTAAGGTAATATAGCCTTTGAATCAACTCATTGTTTAGCAAGCCAGAAACTCAGATATTTGTAAGTGTTGGACAGATCAGCTGATACCCAAATGTAGAACATGGACTTGGGCTAAGCTTCTGTTGAGATCCTGCCATTTTCATCATATATATCACAAAGTTCTTAGTGTACAGTATATTATTAGGATCTTCAGATTAATCATGTTTTAGATCACATTTGTAATTAAAAAATATTTGCTTAGGATATCTGAATATCatgctatagaaaaaaaaaaaacaagcttcATCATTTAGTAGGTAATGATCAACGATCCAGAATCATGATGGTTAAGAACAGGAAGtgtaatatttaaaaaaaattgatcTTTTCTTAGATGGAGATAGAAATTTAGATGCTAAAGACTACATATGTATGACTTTACAGGTCAATCCTCACCTGATGACCATTGCAACACTTACTGGTCATTGCTGTCTGGCATATGGCAACAGTTACTCTGCTATCATGGACAAtggcccagccagccaggctgCTGTAGCTCACACCATCCAGGCAGCTGGAGAAGAGGTGGCTGATCCACTGGAGGTATGTCTATAAAGTTGCATCAAAACACATTGACACCTCACTCTTCTTGGAGTTACAGATAGGACAAAAATCACGTATCTTGTTTAGAACAAtaatttaaaacaaaaataattctAAGTAGATTACCAATAGGTTGAAATATAAAATAGGTCTGAAGAAAGGAATTTATAAGAGAACAAAAAATGGAGAACAGCAGTTAAAGGATAGGTACAATGAAATAGCTAGatcactcagaaaaaaaaaaaaaaaaaacatacataaagcGAAAAGGACAATCCAGCAGGCTCCTTTCAGATGCACAAGAATAAATTTAGGGACAATATTGGCCCTCTAAGCAGAAAAATCAGATAATTTTATTTGAGGACATGATTGAGGTATTAAAAGATTGTGTCTTAACAATTTTTACTCCAGGAAACTTTGTTAAGTGTGAAGTAGATCAGATGTGtacaagagggaagaaagaaaaatttattCAGAGTATTTGCATAACTAGGGAAATTATCTTCAGAGAACAGTTATTGAAAACACATAGGGTATGTGTTTATAGAAGTGTTTAAAAGGGTAAAATGAACATGTCTTGTTCTTGCTAAGCTTTCATTCATACTATATTATATTTCTCATTATCTCCTTCCTAGGATGCTATTCCTTAGTGAAAGTTAGGATAAGAATTGAATGTTCACAGGTTTCAACCATTCGACGTGAAGACTATGAATTCCATGCTGGAAAGAGTGAATATGAGGATGTCCTCCAAAGCAACAATAAGCCTTCAACTCAAACCCCAAGGGGTCACCAGAGTCCTTCAGCCTTCCTGGTGTTAGCCTCAGGTCTGGATAAGGTAGGTGATTGTTTTTATAGCAGTGGTGAGATTGACAggttttaagaaaaaaatttggAGCCACTTCCATGCAGTTTGGTCAAAATGTTATGTAATAATGCTATACTAAATATCTTTGAAACATTTCATACAATCTCCACTTCTGCTTTAAATATCCATCAAATTTGAGGGTGAGCATTTAGCACAAACAACTTGAATTGTATTGCTCtccattattcttattattctgtAATGATTTTAAAAGTTTCCCAAAAGTCCATTTAATTTCTTAGCTTGTTAACTTGGCAACTCAGCATTAGATTATTTATGCATCCCTTTTccctctattctctcctttcagCTTTATGTAAATACTGGGTGTAACACATGTTTTTGCAAATATTGCTAGAGATGAAAGTATAGCTTATTTTAGGTGGAAAATCTTGTTTAGCTGTgttatgaaattcaagtgttgCCTGGCGACAGACACAAGTCTGGGATGGGCTAGTATCCATGGCAGGATGTGTTGACATGTACAAGTATGTCCAATAGTGAAATTGTGAATGATTTAATCATGATTCCTGAGTTTTGGAACTTTACAGTATCCCATAATGAGACTGATGGTATTAATGGACAGGTGATTTACTGATAAACACTACACAAGGATGGTAATGCTGTAATTAACAATGAATGAAATAAGAGGCTTCATGGCACCCTGCCTGCCTGGGCAGGGAGAGAGTGGAATGAGGCTGGCATCAAATCAGTTGATTACCAGTCACTTGCAGTCTCACACTGAGACTGTGACAGGGAATACATTTAGATTGTATTGAAtaatttcgagagagagagagagagagagagagagagagagagagagagagagagagagagagagagagagagagagagagagagagagagagagagagagagagagagagagagagagagagagagtgtgtgttgtttctctGCCATTGTTACTTGCCTAGTCCAACCATTGTATCTGTCACCTTGTAATCCCTGGGCTGGCatgtcacacacacaaggagataGGATATGCAGGATCACACTTAGTCATGTTTATTGAGGATCCTCTGACACCCCGCAGAAACAGGTTgaggagacgtgtgtgtgtgtacgtgattGTTGTCAGTAGACAACTGCCATTGGCCTGGGGTGTAGGTGGTAGCTGACCTGACCTATTAGTCGACCTCATTGAAATGGCCAGGTCACTAAGGGATTAACTCTGTCTGGGTCATTAAGGGCTTAGCTCAAGTCAGGTATGGGCATGGAGATCAGTACATtagcacttgtgtgtgtgtgtgtgtgtgtgtgtgtgtgtgtgtgtgtgtgtgtgtgtgtgtgtgtgtgtgtgtgtgtgtgtgtgtctttgtctgtgtctgtgtgtgtgcatgacaaCCAAGCCACTCTTGAATTTCTCAGCACAGCTAAAACAAGGCCTCAAAATACATTTGTACATAGAATACTTTTGACTTAaaataacctgtactttcacaTCCAGCAATATGCAcagaaacttgtgttacaccctgtatgtTGTATTTCACTAATTATTTGATTGGCATTTATATGCATTCTTATAATTCCATTCTCTGAGTGAGGTGCATATAAAATATAGATTCGCCTTCAAAGTCTGATGGAACTGCTCCCAGAATTGGCATACCATTCCTCCTAAGTGCTGTGTAGCTCTGTTTTGGAGATATACAAAGGAATTAGAATATATATCTGTTTACAGTTAATTCTTGCACAGCTACTTGTTCCTGCTCCAGCACATGACTTTGATACACAATTGTTTCTCAAGTCATGAGTAAGGACTTAGGGTTTATAATCCGTACAGAGGGCGTTCAAATTGCAAGAGATACATTCTTGAAGGTTGCTTATAAGATGTTTTGCTCATAACTCGTCATCGTAATTtgtcagtaaaaaaaagtatcctATGTTCCGCAAACAATGTAATGCTTACTTACTtgacactcagagagagagagagagagagagagagagagagagagagagagagagagagagagagagagagagagagagtgcacctTGCCTTATGGGTGATGTGATACTACTGAGTAGTGACAGGCTTGAGGCTTCTGCCAAACGCAAGAATCATGGATGCCAGACATACAACCCAGGTTAAAGTGAtacgcatctctctctttctcatgcacatttgttttctctctctctctctctctctctctctctctctctctctctctctctctctctctctctctctctctctctctctctctctctctctctctctctctctctctctctctctctctctctctctctctctctctctctctctctctctctctctctctctctctctcatgcacattttttttcctttctccctctctccatctcagGTTATACACACCttcattcatataatttattaagatggcTGGGGTGAAAGCATAAGACAGGTATGTTTGCCTATACCTGGACTTTATGGAGCAGGCTTTCTACCCCATGCAGTCCAACCCTCCCTCCTCTGTGCCTCTCAGAGGCTGACTGGCAGGGATTCATATGCCATGGATTTTCAAGCCAGACTCACTGTGGTGCAGTATGATAagtttttaaattaaatttaaattttaaATAAACTGCTTCAGGACCTGTGTCCTGAGGCGCCAGGTGGTCCTTCGCTCTACTGCTGCACTGTGTGGGCAGTGTTGAAACAGCGTACTAGGTAAATAGGGCACATAGCGCCAAATATGAACTTTTAGTCAACAAAGGGAACAATATCAAGGGCACAATTTCACGGTGCAAGTAGACTGCTTGTATCTCAGAACATTTGTAACTCGTTACCTAGTAACTCGGACACCCTTTGTAtattagaatatatatatatctccccTTCTTGCCAGAACAAAAGAATGCTTCCTTCAAAGAATGATGTTGTCAGTTCAGGATGCTGAATGCCTCAAGTAAAACTTGTTATGACATTAATACTTTATGTGACAGCATGGGAAGGACAGCAAGCAGCCCATCAAGTACACTCACTTGGATATTGCTGGAGGATCAGGACCATTTCCAGGCATCCCAACTGGAGCACCAATTCTTGCTCTGGCTAAAGCCTTTATACCCAGTGTCTTTTAATAGTTTAGGAACACGGACTTGGCCATGTACTTAACAGTTTGCTCTACAGTAAGGTGATATAAGCTATTTTGTCATAATTCAGATTAAGAAATCAGTACAATTGTTAGGATATGACTAAGCTTTTTTTTACCTACTCAAATGTTATTactccttttttattcattttgatgCATTCTgtaggaaataaaaatatgatgacTCAAGTCACACAAACTGATACTATTTGTATTCACTCATAAGAATATGATACATTCTTTAGTTTCCATAATTTTAAATAACTtcaaggtaataataataatgaatatggTAAACTTAGGTAGTTGTCATTGCCTGAGAATTATGCTTATGTTATTCCTCATTGTTGGGAAATTGGTTGCTTTGGTTGAGCTAATTAAAATTTATGAAAatatcatatatttttattgtccactaaaagaaagggaaaaaaaaaatgaaaaaaactccATTAAAATATAGGATATTCAGAAATAATAAGATTGTCCTTCAAAATTtctaagatagaaaataaatctcaggGCTCTCAAAAATATACCttaatatgtaaataataataagtatattaaattaaataaggtaaactataaataaaaaaaataataataataaatataaaaataaaatcaataaaatatatatatatatatatatatatatatatatatatatatatatatatatatatatatatatatatatatatatatatatatatatatatatataatgtgttgTCTGAAAATAACGATATGCTTTACAACCAACAACCAAATTCATTCTACTGTCTATCCCATGGAAATACATACTCTGTCCAGTTCACAGagctatcatatatatatatatatatatatatatatatatatatatatatatatatatatatatatatatatatatatacacacacacacacagtaaaatccctcttatccggcatcaacgggaccgccgacatgctagatacttgaatattgccggatacttgaatagaagtgaaattatgtccacaatcaccaccctacactcacgcatcttaccataacaaagatcagctgatcttaatcagcagctgatcttaatcagcagctgatctgatcagctgcttaagtgtaagcacaacacgcttcctcttttctacaactttaggcatgatgaaggcgtcaggcgataaacagtgcacatgggGGAcggagtcactgagtaaacagtgcagtgggccgcgggtggcgcgaagcagtgcgctctggtggcgaggggacaaagtatgcctcgcgcgggaattttaatcgattttatgagtacacattgatttttattgattttaaggcttggggaaaaatgtgccggatacttgaagctgccggatactcgaatgccggatgagagggattttactgtatatatatatatatatatatatatatatatatatatatatatatatatatatatatatatatatatatatatatatatatatatatatatatctcaggATGACGAGGTTGAATGCATAGGCAATTTCTGCATTATTCAgcttctgctgtatattttcaatTTGTCTAATCAATTCTCTTTTAACGGTGTCTGTGGACCCGAGGAGCTTTCCAAAAGTAGGTTGGTTGCTCGCGACGTTTCGCTCCTGTTTTGGGAACATCTTCAGGCAAAGTGAAGGGAATAAATGTATGTTCAGTGGGTAGAatagaggagtgaaagaaaaagaataaagtggGTGGGAAGATGAGAATGAAAGGGTAATGTTTGGGAGAGAAATATagtggaagtaaaaaaaaaaaaaaagagacgggcAAACCGTCTTGCTTTTATTCAAAGTGAGGGGAATGAATCGAATTGAATTGGGGGAATAGAAAGTGTGGGTGAAatctgaagaagaaaagtgggtgggaagagaagaaCGGAGGGAAAAGCAGGGAAAGGAAGTACAGTGGTATATAAATTTAAAGTAGACTGGCAGAACGtcttggtgttttctttttccagcaaatcgagtgtatttatttatttatttatctattttttcggCTTGTTTTCGTTTGGAGGGGCTTGGGatgtagttattattatatatatatatatatatatatatatatatatatatatatatatatatatatatatatatatatatatatatatatatatatatatatatatatatacaagcacaCATCAATTCTATCTGTCTGGCATcgattccttttcctttttacaaGGCCTTGTTtgccacttcttttttttttttttgtttttgtttgctcCCGCGACCTTTGAACCAGGGGGAAGGCTGAGTTGAGGATACTGGCTATCGCAGCCCACGCCCTTCTCTTGTACTGTTAGGTTTGGCTCaaatttttgtttaattatgTTCTTTCATTCCTTAACCAAATCCAGAAGCAAGGCAACTTTGTCTCTGAACCAATTAGAAGCCCGTTCAGGAGTATTGCTGAGAAATGCTTCCATGCTGCCTGCTAAAATAGCtgacaaatgtaaacaaaccgtcaaggtacaagaaaaaaaaaaattcaaattgcaTATTTCGGTCTATTTCTTATCTTTAAAAttcgtatttccttttttttataatgtcaaTACGTTAAATTTAACTTTACATGTGCTTTCAGtgatatttctttcattctaacAGCTATATGTTTTGCTCTCTGCTTCTTTTCATACCGGTATCCAACACTTAAGTTCTTCCAAGAATACTTTGCTGAGCGAGCGCTCAGCGTTTATGAAAGTAGAACTTAAGTACCCTGCTCGGCTAAGTGCTCCCGAACGATACTTAAGTGTAAGTGGATCGAAATACTAAGTATTCTTCGTGAGTACGGCCTCAGGTGAGCGTTAGGAGAGACGGGGAAGGCAACCGAATGGGTTGCCCTccccgtagtagtagtagtagtagtagtagtagtaatatcattattattattatcatcatcaatttaTTGAGGAATAATTCATTATCAGCATAATtcgttgaataaaaaaaataaaaaaaatcggaaTGCACACATATTAAGCAGTTCGTGTTGTAATTATTAGTCTGTTGCCATTTACCGAATATTTGCTGGCGTATGATCTGAGGTCAGTGGGGATGTACTCTCcctgagggggggaggggggcacgAGCACAggacgggagggaaaaaaatgataataacaataataatagtgtggGCTGATACAATAATAGCCTAG
This window of the Scylla paramamosain isolate STU-SP2022 chromosome 1, ASM3559412v1, whole genome shotgun sequence genome carries:
- the LOC135104465 gene encoding putative aminopeptidase W07G4.4; the protein is MWAATIMFSVLQTPTPHMAASSVPCEVRAEASVAAAGYDGIVLVTDSLEKLQGQFSPLQAPLKEQASFDESLLKDGGCVRVELPAARLVFAPTGPLERDQDDVRRFADAAAEGIKRALKVGIRRPLLVRGPDQAFPQADLVTLLGALHALYVPLEIREDVPKKASKTSVLGFVGSNKTVQLAVALESGRVVARDIGGSDPERMAPPRVEDYVKKVFEGSSVTVNVVSDDATLCREFPLFSAVNRCAKGVARHRGRVIHLTYVGSGPVEYTLMLVGKGVTYDTGGADIKAGGVMAGMHRDKCGSAAVAGFMQILSKLQPPNLKVIGSMAMVRNSVGSECYVADEIITSRAGVRIRIGNTDAEGRMAMADVLCLMKEKAVKEVNPHLMTIATLTGHCCLAYGNSYSAIMDNGPASQAAVAHTIQAAGEEVADPLEVSTIRREDYEFHAGKSEYEDVLQSNNKPSTQTPRGHQSPSAFLVLASGLDKHGKDSKQPIKYTHLDIAGGSGPFPGIPTGAPILALAKAFIPSVF